In one Natronosalvus amylolyticus genomic region, the following are encoded:
- a CDS encoding transcription initiation factor IIB encodes MTRSTRQRERMRETDETEDQEGVRACPECESENLVKDSDRGELICEDCGLVVEEEKIDPGPEWRAFNHQERQNKSRVGAPTTQTMHDKGLTTTIDWKDKDAYGRSISSKKRSQMHRLRKWQERIRTKDAGERNLQFALSEIDRMASALGVPRSVREVASVIYRRALKEDLIRGRSIEGVATSALYAACRKEGIPRSLEEISEVSRVERKEIGRTYRYISQELGLEMRPVDPKKYVPRFCSELKLSEEVQSKANEIIEKTAEEGLLSGKSPTGYAAAAIYAASLLCNEKKTQREVADVAQVTEVTIRNRYQEQIEAMGIHG; translated from the coding sequence ATGACACGGTCCACCCGCCAGCGGGAGCGAATGCGCGAGACGGACGAGACCGAAGACCAGGAAGGGGTACGTGCCTGCCCCGAATGCGAATCGGAAAATCTCGTTAAGGATTCTGATCGGGGTGAGCTCATCTGTGAAGACTGTGGGCTCGTCGTCGAGGAAGAAAAAATAGATCCTGGGCCTGAATGGCGGGCGTTCAACCACCAGGAACGCCAGAACAAATCCCGCGTCGGCGCACCGACGACTCAAACGATGCACGACAAGGGACTGACGACGACCATCGACTGGAAGGACAAAGACGCCTACGGTCGATCGATTTCCTCGAAAAAGCGCAGTCAGATGCACCGGCTGCGCAAGTGGCAAGAACGCATCCGAACCAAAGACGCCGGCGAACGCAACCTGCAGTTTGCCCTGTCCGAAATCGACCGGATGGCCTCGGCGCTCGGTGTCCCCCGGTCAGTCCGAGAAGTGGCCTCCGTGATCTACCGACGAGCGCTCAAAGAAGACCTCATCAGAGGGCGTTCGATCGAAGGCGTCGCCACGTCCGCGCTGTACGCTGCCTGTCGAAAGGAAGGGATTCCCCGCAGCCTCGAAGAGATTTCCGAGGTATCCCGCGTCGAACGTAAAGAGATCGGTCGAACGTATCGGTACATCTCACAAGAACTCGGCCTCGAGATGCGACCCGTCGACCCGAAAAAATACGTCCCTCGCTTTTGCTCCGAACTCAAACTCTCCGAAGAAGTCCAGAGCAAGGCCAACGAAATCATCGAAAAGACGGCTGAGGAAGGACTGCTCTCGGGGAAATCGCCGACCGGATACGCCGCAGCAGCGATCTATGCGGCGTCACTGCTCTGTAACGAGAAAAAGACCCAGCGAGAGGTCGCTGATGTCGCCCAGGTGACTGAGGTGACGATTCGAAATCGGTATCAAGAGCAAATCGAAGCGATGGGCATCCACGGGTAA
- a CDS encoding LolA family protein yields MSGDTEPDPELLLEDALTGSEAPDLVGERTVAFEDSARNYTTTERVWIRPPAEQRTELLESQGINGATPGDVTIQNSTTFWRIFDDGEEIERYDLEPSDESTAENQTDVATGLEGYTVSYEGTDTIANRSVHVVEYEPKDETVETGIGFLVGDTQYVYPLETAETPETDFQGGTLWIDTEKRYPLKAQERYTDPDGTTLEVTSTFESVTFGVDIEDELFEPPATETQPDEPTPPAEDEPAITGYVEFDDRADAEEQLPFTLPEATFPDFERVDLAADGFDGVVTAHKTYESDEHLLWFSVSDGDLRGDDADEEEVGPMNATVESAYDLTLVTWDCGELTYQLSSELEEEILLEFAENVGCQ; encoded by the coding sequence GTGTCTGGCGATACGGAGCCCGATCCAGAACTCCTTCTCGAGGATGCTCTTACCGGCTCAGAGGCACCTGATTTGGTCGGTGAACGAACGGTCGCCTTCGAAGACAGCGCCAGAAATTACACCACCACGGAGCGAGTCTGGATACGGCCGCCCGCAGAGCAGCGAACTGAGTTGCTCGAGAGCCAGGGGATCAACGGGGCCACACCAGGCGATGTGACGATACAAAATTCGACCACATTCTGGCGGATATTCGACGATGGCGAAGAGATTGAACGCTACGATCTCGAGCCATCCGATGAGTCGACGGCTGAGAACCAGACGGATGTTGCGACGGGACTCGAGGGGTATACGGTTAGTTACGAGGGTACGGACACGATAGCCAACCGCTCGGTCCACGTGGTCGAGTACGAGCCGAAAGACGAAACGGTCGAAACCGGTATTGGCTTCCTCGTCGGCGATACGCAGTACGTCTATCCCCTCGAAACGGCAGAGACACCGGAAACCGACTTCCAGGGTGGGACCCTCTGGATCGATACGGAAAAACGTTATCCGCTGAAAGCACAGGAGCGGTACACTGACCCAGATGGGACGACGCTCGAGGTAACCTCGACGTTCGAATCAGTTACGTTCGGCGTCGACATCGAGGACGAACTATTCGAGCCGCCAGCGACGGAAACCCAACCGGACGAACCCACACCGCCCGCTGAAGACGAACCAGCGATTACGGGGTACGTCGAGTTCGATGACCGAGCAGACGCAGAAGAACAACTTCCGTTTACGTTACCCGAGGCAACCTTCCCGGATTTCGAACGCGTCGACCTCGCCGCTGATGGATTCGATGGTGTCGTTACTGCACACAAAACCTACGAATCCGACGAACACCTGCTGTGGTTCAGTGTATCAGATGGAGATTTGCGCGGCGATGACGCCGACGAGGAGGAAGTCGGACCGATGAACGCGACCGTCGAAAGCGCCTACGACCTCACGCTCGTCACCTGGGACTGTGGCGAGCTTACCTATCAGCTGAGTAGTGAACTCGAGGAGGAGATCCTGCTCGAGTTTGCTGAAAACGTGGGCTGTCAGTAA
- a CDS encoding DUF7521 family protein: MTGDVVRLDQAPPFELLTVLSLLLVAIVGTLIAIQAYRGYRRNDSEPMLYLALGLLLLTLGPFVLNVTVTTLTGADQTVTVFLENVSRLAGLVAITYSLYGTR, translated from the coding sequence ATGACCGGTGACGTCGTCCGCCTAGATCAGGCACCACCGTTCGAACTCTTGACGGTCCTGAGTTTACTACTCGTCGCCATCGTCGGGACGCTCATCGCCATCCAGGCGTACCGAGGCTACCGGCGCAACGACAGCGAACCGATGTTGTATCTCGCTCTCGGATTGCTATTGTTGACACTCGGTCCCTTCGTGCTGAACGTAACGGTGACGACACTGACCGGAGCCGACCAGACCGTGACAGTATTTCTCGAGAATGTGAGCCGATTGGCTGGCCTGGTCGCGATCACGTATTCGCTGTACGGAACGCGCTGA
- a CDS encoding winged helix-turn-helix domain-containing protein: MSEDADISELLALLDDEYARAILTETSVEPMSASTLSDRCEASLPTVYRRLERLQKCDLISEQTTLAPDGNHYSVYEARLEGLEVTLDDGELTLEVRRRDEDVADKFTRLWEGMR; encoded by the coding sequence GTGAGTGAGGACGCAGATATTTCGGAACTACTCGCCCTTCTCGATGACGAGTATGCCCGCGCGATCCTCACCGAAACGAGCGTCGAACCCATGTCCGCCAGCACCTTGAGCGACCGCTGTGAGGCGTCCCTTCCAACCGTCTACCGCCGCCTCGAGCGGCTACAGAAGTGTGACCTGATCAGTGAACAGACGACACTTGCACCGGACGGTAACCACTACAGCGTGTACGAAGCCCGACTCGAAGGTCTCGAGGTGACACTCGACGACGGCGAACTCACACTCGAGGTGCGCCGTCGGGACGAAGACGTTGCCGACAAATTCACCCGGCTGTGGGAGGGGATGCGATGA